A window of Streptomyces gilvosporeus contains these coding sequences:
- a CDS encoding restriction endonuclease, whose amino-acid sequence MAAPARRRRSTRTRRPTRRPRRRTVRQRRREAATSRLVGAVVVLATVIAAARAYPVTTGVLAALILVAALAVLLVRTGRLRLPALPTAARADFTHNIAAYQHMTGAQFEHAIADLARRDPSVRTATVAGGANDRALDVLLHLTDGRRIAVQCKRYAPSNRVGAPVIYAVNGTYRAYHRCDQALIITTSSFTPAAQRANAELDHPLRLIDGRALGRWVSGGRPPWVA is encoded by the coding sequence ATGGCCGCACCGGCCCGACGACGTCGATCCACCCGTACCCGCCGCCCCACCAGGAGGCCCCGGCGCCGCACCGTCCGGCAACGTAGGCGTGAGGCCGCAACCAGCCGCCTCGTCGGCGCCGTTGTCGTCCTCGCGACGGTGATCGCGGCAGCCCGCGCATACCCCGTCACCACCGGCGTCCTGGCCGCCCTGATCCTCGTCGCGGCCCTTGCCGTTCTCCTCGTCCGCACCGGTCGCCTCCGGCTCCCCGCACTGCCCACCGCTGCCCGGGCGGACTTCACCCACAACATCGCCGCCTACCAGCACATGACCGGCGCCCAGTTCGAGCACGCCATCGCCGACCTCGCCCGCCGCGACCCCTCCGTCCGCACCGCCACCGTCGCCGGCGGCGCGAACGACCGCGCCCTCGACGTCCTCCTCCACCTGACCGACGGCCGCCGCATCGCCGTCCAGTGCAAGCGCTACGCGCCCTCGAACCGCGTCGGAGCACCCGTCATCTACGCCGTGAACGGCACCTACCGCGCCTACCACCGCTGCGACCAGGCCCTCATCATCACCACCAGTTCGTTCACGCCCGCCGCACAACGCGCCAACGCCGAACTCGACCACCCTCTGCGCCTCATCGACGGCCGCGCCCTGGGCCGTTGGGTCTCCGGAGGACGCCCGCCCTGGGTTGCCTGA
- a CDS encoding RNA ligase gives MSQDYLTLHELVPSQELTAALDAGHISRKRHPELPLSLYSYTRACQFERVWNEATLRCRGLVADDVTGEIVALPLAKFFNVGEHGTGQPYAPALPDEPFEVYDKVDGSLAVIFHYADRWQVATRGSFISTQATWAQRLLDGKDTSALVPGVTYLAEILYPQNRIVVDYGERRDLVLLAAIGKDGTEIPLADAAAGWQGIGSVVTVWPALPLAELLARTDANRLPDGRTATGTDAEGYVLRFASGIRAKAKLAEYVRLHKVLTGVTERDIWRSHGIQRFAGLPPKQLAQALGCSAADIAASGGRPLDALLEQVPDEFDTWVREVITRIEKDVADRERAIDEAYASLAPLATDRGAFARAAQALPDAAVRPAMFQRLDGRPTELMTYRSVRPQTADPFTTDEEN, from the coding sequence ATGAGCCAGGACTACCTGACTCTCCATGAGCTGGTGCCGTCGCAGGAACTGACGGCCGCCCTCGACGCCGGGCACATCAGCCGCAAGCGGCACCCCGAACTGCCGCTGTCCCTGTACTCGTACACCAGGGCCTGCCAGTTCGAGCGCGTCTGGAACGAGGCGACGCTGCGCTGCCGCGGTCTGGTCGCCGATGACGTGACCGGCGAGATCGTGGCGCTGCCGCTGGCGAAGTTCTTCAACGTCGGTGAGCACGGGACCGGTCAGCCGTACGCGCCGGCGCTGCCGGACGAGCCGTTCGAGGTGTACGACAAGGTCGACGGCAGCCTCGCGGTGATCTTCCACTACGCCGACCGCTGGCAGGTCGCCACCAGGGGATCGTTCATCAGCACCCAGGCGACATGGGCCCAGCGCCTGCTGGACGGCAAGGACACCTCCGCCCTGGTGCCCGGCGTGACCTATCTCGCCGAGATCCTCTATCCGCAAAACCGCATCGTCGTCGACTACGGCGAGCGCCGCGACCTGGTGCTCCTCGCCGCCATCGGCAAGGACGGCACGGAGATACCCCTGGCCGACGCCGCGGCCGGCTGGCAGGGCATCGGCTCGGTCGTCACCGTCTGGCCCGCCCTGCCGCTGGCCGAACTGCTCGCCCGGACCGACGCCAACCGGCTGCCCGACGGCCGGACCGCCACCGGCACGGACGCCGAAGGCTATGTGCTGCGCTTCGCCTCGGGCATCCGGGCCAAGGCCAAGCTCGCCGAGTACGTACGGCTGCACAAGGTGCTCACCGGCGTCACGGAGCGGGACATCTGGCGCAGCCACGGCATCCAGCGCTTCGCGGGGCTGCCGCCCAAGCAGCTCGCCCAGGCGCTGGGCTGCTCGGCGGCCGATATCGCGGCGTCCGGCGGCCGGCCGCTGGACGCGCTGCTGGAGCAGGTGCCCGACGAATTCGACACCTGGGTGCGCGAGGTGATCACGCGGATCGAGAAGGACGTGGCCGATCGCGAGCGCGCGATCGACGAGGCGTACGCCTCCCTCGCCCCGCTCGCCACCGACCGGGGCGCCTTCGCCCGCGCAGCGCAGGCGCTGCCGGACGCCGCCGTCCGCCCCGCCATGTTCCAGCGCCTGGACGGGCGCCCCACCGAGCTGATGACGTACCGTTCCGTCCGTCCGCAGACCGCCGACCCCTTCACCACCGACGAGGAGAACTGA
- a CDS encoding SDR family NAD(P)-dependent oxidoreductase: MGNLDGKVALVTGSSRGIGRGIAERLARDGALVAVHYGSNEAAAEETAATIAEAGGRAFTVGAELGVPEDVETLVAGLEAGLRAHGESTLDILVHNAGLNLMGRPIEVLTPEEFDQMVAVNIKAPFFLTQRLLPRLRDGGRIINISSVSTRIASAHGIGYPLTKGALEVFGHTLAKHLGSRGITVNSVAVGFTRTDMTAEVLADPANLERNIGLTALGRIGQVPDIADAVAFLASDDARWITGTKIDVTGGVNL, encoded by the coding sequence ATGGGAAACCTCGATGGAAAGGTCGCATTGGTCACCGGCAGCAGCCGGGGCATCGGGCGGGGTATCGCCGAACGCCTGGCCCGGGACGGCGCTCTGGTGGCCGTGCACTACGGCAGTAACGAGGCGGCGGCCGAGGAGACCGCCGCGACCATCGCCGAGGCCGGTGGCCGGGCATTCACCGTGGGTGCCGAACTGGGCGTTCCCGAGGACGTGGAAACGCTCGTGGCCGGGCTGGAGGCCGGACTGCGCGCACACGGGGAATCGACGCTCGACATCCTGGTGCACAACGCGGGGCTCAACCTCATGGGGCGGCCGATCGAGGTGCTCACCCCTGAGGAGTTCGACCAGATGGTCGCGGTCAACATCAAGGCACCGTTCTTCCTCACCCAGCGGCTGCTGCCACGACTCCGCGACGGTGGCCGGATCATCAACATCTCCTCCGTCTCCACCCGTATCGCCTCCGCTCACGGCATCGGCTATCCGCTCACCAAGGGCGCACTCGAAGTGTTCGGCCACACCCTGGCCAAGCACCTCGGCTCCCGCGGCATCACCGTGAATTCCGTCGCCGTCGGATTCACCCGCACCGACATGACCGCCGAAGTGCTGGCCGACCCCGCGAACCTGGAGCGCAACATCGGTCTGACCGCCCTCGGCCGGATCGGCCAGGTCCCGGACATCGCCGATGCGGTCGCCTTCCTGGCCTCCGACGACGCTCGCTGGATCACCGGCACCAAGATCGACGTCACCGGCGGCGTTAATCTGTAG
- a CDS encoding LysR family transcriptional regulator yields MDPHLLRTFVAVIDHRSFSAAAQALGYTQSAVSQHIAALEADLGTRLVERRPVGPTESGGRLMEHARPLLLRLDAARADIVGLHGIRPGRLAVACAPGTVTPAFAGALARVRRAEPGLSTTVQVLGRDAVLRAVMTGEADLGLVDGIAAPSDPLPLPDTGPMTTLALAEGPLAVLLPLGHPLAGRRALRLPDLADAHWLDAPDTAVPLSQLRAAAQTDGFRRGASYAGTDLAGLGTLVASGHGLAVLASATAAALPDTIAVPVSAPRLVHRTEALHPRRTTTATRSLLAALGG; encoded by the coding sequence ATGGACCCGCACCTCCTGCGTACCTTCGTCGCCGTCATCGACCACCGCTCGTTCTCCGCCGCGGCCCAGGCCCTCGGATACACCCAATCCGCCGTCTCACAGCACATCGCCGCCCTCGAAGCCGACCTCGGTACGCGGCTGGTGGAACGTCGGCCGGTCGGACCGACGGAGTCGGGCGGGCGGCTGATGGAGCACGCCCGGCCGTTGCTGCTGCGCCTCGACGCGGCCCGTGCCGACATCGTCGGCCTGCACGGCATACGCCCGGGCCGACTGGCAGTGGCGTGCGCCCCGGGCACGGTCACCCCCGCATTCGCCGGTGCACTGGCCAGGGTCCGGCGCGCCGAACCCGGGCTGTCGACGACGGTGCAGGTGCTGGGGCGGGATGCGGTCCTACGGGCCGTCATGACGGGCGAGGCGGACCTGGGACTCGTCGACGGCATCGCCGCCCCCAGCGACCCGCTTCCCCTCCCCGACACCGGGCCGATGACCACCCTCGCCCTCGCCGAGGGCCCCCTCGCCGTACTGCTCCCGCTCGGCCACCCGCTGGCCGGCCGCCGCGCGCTGCGCCTCCCCGACCTCGCCGACGCGCACTGGCTCGACGCCCCGGACACGGCCGTCCCGCTGTCCCAACTGCGCGCCGCCGCCCAGACGGACGGCTTTCGCCGCGGGGCGAGCTATGCAGGAACGGACCTGGCGGGGCTCGGCACGCTGGTCGCGAGCGGTCACGGGCTGGCCGTCCTCGCGTCGGCAACGGCCGCCGCACTGCCCGACACGATCGCCGTCCCGGTCTCGGCCCCGCGCCTCGTGCACCGCACGGAGGCGCTGCACCCCAGGAGAACGACGACGGCGACCCGCTCCCTGCTCGCCGCGCTCGGCGGCTAG
- a CDS encoding PP2C family protein-serine/threonine phosphatase: MPDASQAPADPGGAVDESLLEELITEAQIVLPVDLSALANRCAVALGLDGVRLYVVDLQQVVLVPLDESLEPLPVDASQAGWAYRTVSPRVTDNGDGLIVWVPLVDGAERLGVVAVRTATLDGPRMRRSRMLADLLAMVVTSKRAYSDWIVARTRTATMRLPAEMLRAFLPPRTIGSKRCVSTAVLEPAYDVGGDAFDHSVVKNVLHTMILDGMGHDLASGLTTSVAMAGARNARRGGADLPDLVGSVDRALAQWLPDHFCTGVVCRLDASTGDLRWINCGHPPPLLIRAERVLDGALDSPPQPPIGLHLELGPAARQIHQTTLQPGDRVLLYTDGVVDARDADGVEFGLDRFTDFIIRASAAGQRPAEVLRLLSHAILDYQHNNLRDDATILLFEWHPRHQ, from the coding sequence GTGCCGGACGCTTCGCAGGCGCCCGCCGATCCTGGCGGCGCCGTCGACGAGAGTCTGCTGGAAGAACTGATCACCGAGGCACAGATCGTCCTCCCGGTGGATTTGTCCGCGCTGGCGAACCGGTGCGCCGTGGCCCTCGGCCTGGACGGCGTGCGGCTCTACGTCGTCGACCTCCAGCAAGTGGTGCTCGTCCCGCTCGACGAGTCCCTGGAGCCGCTGCCGGTGGACGCCTCGCAGGCCGGCTGGGCGTACCGTACGGTCTCCCCGCGGGTGACGGACAACGGCGACGGCCTGATCGTCTGGGTGCCGCTGGTCGACGGTGCGGAGCGGCTGGGAGTGGTGGCGGTGCGGACCGCCACCCTGGACGGGCCGCGGATGCGCCGCAGCCGGATGCTGGCCGATCTGCTCGCGATGGTCGTCACCTCCAAACGCGCCTACAGCGACTGGATCGTCGCGCGCACCCGCACCGCGACCATGCGGCTGCCCGCCGAGATGCTGCGGGCCTTCCTGCCGCCCCGCACCATCGGCAGCAAGCGGTGCGTCTCGACCGCGGTGCTGGAGCCGGCGTACGACGTCGGTGGCGATGCCTTCGACCACTCGGTGGTCAAGAACGTGCTGCACACCATGATCCTCGACGGCATGGGCCACGATCTGGCCTCCGGTCTGACCACCTCGGTGGCCATGGCCGGCGCGCGCAACGCCCGCCGCGGCGGAGCCGACCTGCCCGACCTCGTCGGCTCCGTCGACCGCGCGCTCGCCCAGTGGCTGCCCGACCACTTCTGCACCGGTGTGGTGTGTCGGCTCGACGCCAGCACCGGGGACTTGCGCTGGATCAACTGCGGCCACCCGCCACCGCTGCTGATCCGCGCCGAGCGGGTGCTCGACGGAGCGCTGGACAGCCCCCCGCAACCACCGATCGGCCTGCACCTCGAACTCGGCCCGGCCGCCCGGCAGATCCACCAGACCACGCTCCAGCCGGGCGACCGCGTCCTGCTCTACACCGACGGTGTGGTCGACGCACGCGATGCGGACGGCGTGGAATTCGGCCTCGACCGCTTCACGGACTTCATCATCCGCGCCTCCGCCGCCGGCCAACGCCCGGCCGAGGTACTGCGGTTGCTCAGCCACGCCATCCTCGACTACCAGCACAACAACCTGCGGGACGACGCCACCATCCTGCTCTTCGAATGGCACCCACGGCACCAGTGA
- a CDS encoding GntR family transcriptional regulator yields the protein MGHLKQRNLNTTRERLRDQVAHHLRAGLISGELRPGEVYSAPALAEDFGISATPVREAMLDLAREGLVEPVRNKGFRVTEVNERDLDQYTEIRTLIEVPMVGRITRTASRADLEELRPVAEEIVRAARDHDLIGYLEADRRFHLSLLALGGNDRLVETVGDLRKRSRLYGLTGLDERDQLIPSAEEHLELLDLMVAGDAEAAERCMARHLGHVRSLWAEDAEGRPPVERGRRTPRPRTPRQKLP from the coding sequence ATGGGGCACCTCAAGCAGCGCAACCTCAACACCACCAGGGAGCGCCTGCGCGACCAGGTGGCCCACCATCTGCGCGCCGGGCTCATCTCCGGTGAACTGCGGCCCGGTGAGGTCTACTCGGCGCCCGCGCTCGCGGAGGACTTCGGGATCTCCGCGACGCCGGTGCGCGAGGCGATGCTCGATCTGGCGCGCGAGGGGCTGGTCGAGCCGGTCCGGAACAAGGGCTTCCGGGTGACGGAGGTCAATGAGCGCGACCTCGACCAGTACACGGAGATCCGTACCCTGATCGAGGTCCCCATGGTCGGCCGGATCACGCGCACCGCCTCCCGGGCGGACCTGGAGGAACTGCGGCCGGTCGCCGAGGAGATCGTGCGCGCCGCCCGCGATCACGACCTCATCGGGTATCTGGAGGCCGACCGGCGGTTCCATCTGTCGCTGCTCGCCCTCGGCGGCAACGACCGGCTGGTGGAGACCGTCGGCGACCTGCGCAAGCGCTCGCGGCTCTACGGCCTGACCGGGCTGGACGAGCGCGATCAGCTGATCCCCTCGGCCGAGGAGCACCTCGAACTGCTCGATCTGATGGTGGCGGGCGACGCCGAGGCCGCCGAGCGGTGCATGGCGCGCCATCTCGGCCATGTGCGCTCGCTGTGGGCCGAGGACGCCGAGGGGCGCCCGCCCGTCGAGCGCGGGCGCCGTACGCCGCGCCCCCGGACTCCCCGTCAGAAGTTGCCGTAG
- a CDS encoding GOLPH3/VPS74 family protein — MTTPRDLLIIALDTAASRRLERGDLSLALAGAELLDLLSAQAITLDGEHIVPGYRPTLDDHLLDEAAAALVRQAPYESVDDWLWRRGRGLAASYLTALEADGQLTRQREGRRPFRTTRTVLTDSPARRQAAYRWSSEEPVLTALAHAVGIHDAQAANSPEHTLEHTPDPPDDVATVLAALHEALSHLEFERQRRALHDAAFDNIWRGD; from the coding sequence ATGACGACACCACGGGACCTCTTGATCATCGCTCTGGACACGGCCGCCAGCCGCCGCCTGGAGCGGGGCGACCTGTCCCTGGCGCTCGCCGGAGCCGAGCTGCTCGACCTCCTGAGCGCCCAGGCGATCACCCTCGACGGCGAGCACATCGTGCCGGGCTACCGGCCCACCCTCGACGATCACCTCCTGGACGAGGCCGCCGCGGCGCTCGTCCGGCAGGCCCCGTACGAATCGGTCGACGACTGGCTGTGGCGCAGAGGGCGTGGTCTGGCCGCGTCCTACCTCACCGCACTGGAGGCCGACGGCCAGCTCACCCGGCAACGCGAGGGTCGACGGCCCTTCCGGACCACGCGGACGGTGCTGACCGACTCGCCCGCCCGGCGCCAGGCGGCATACCGCTGGTCCTCGGAAGAGCCCGTACTCACCGCCCTCGCGCATGCCGTGGGCATCCACGACGCACAGGCGGCGAACAGCCCGGAACACACCCTGGAACACACCCCGGACCCGCCCGACGACGTGGCGACCGTCCTCGCCGCCCTCCATGAAGCCCTGAGCCACCTGGAGTTCGAACGGCAGCGCCGAGCCCTCCACGACGCGGCCTTCGACAACATCTGGCGAGGCGATTGA
- a CDS encoding dienelactone hydrolase family protein → MADHDLTGFDRATFTHDGVTRRILRRGTGPAVIVMAEIPGITPKVLAFAERVAAIGCTAVLPVLFGTPGREGFPASGGRLKSALYTASSMGKVCVSREFTVLATGKSSAVVTWLRALAGYEHERCGGPGVGAIGMCLTGGFALAMAADERLLAPVLSQPSLPLPLTKGRAAGIDISAEDLAAVRGRCERDGLRVMGLRFRGDRLVPGDRFAFLRRALGDAFVAVELDDSVANPEAALPPHSVLTEHLVDAPGEPTRAALDEVLDLFRTRLLEQPHETAGETPAPVGGE, encoded by the coding sequence ATGGCAGATCATGACCTGACCGGTTTCGACCGCGCAACCTTCACCCATGACGGCGTCACCCGCCGGATTCTGCGGCGCGGTACGGGGCCCGCGGTGATCGTGATGGCGGAGATCCCGGGCATCACGCCCAAGGTGCTCGCGTTCGCGGAACGCGTGGCCGCGATCGGCTGCACCGCCGTGCTCCCGGTGCTCTTCGGCACGCCGGGGCGCGAGGGCTTCCCGGCGTCCGGCGGCCGGCTGAAGTCGGCGCTCTACACCGCCTCGTCGATGGGGAAGGTGTGCGTGAGCCGGGAGTTCACCGTGCTGGCCACGGGGAAATCCTCGGCCGTGGTGACCTGGCTGAGGGCCCTGGCCGGGTACGAGCACGAGCGCTGCGGCGGCCCCGGCGTCGGAGCCATCGGGATGTGCCTCACCGGCGGGTTCGCCCTCGCCATGGCCGCCGATGAGCGCCTGCTCGCCCCCGTCCTGTCCCAGCCGTCCCTGCCGCTGCCCCTCACCAAGGGCCGGGCTGCCGGGATCGACATCTCCGCCGAGGACCTCGCCGCCGTCCGGGGCCGCTGCGAACGTGACGGCCTTCGGGTCATGGGCCTGCGCTTCCGCGGCGACCGGCTGGTGCCGGGCGACCGCTTCGCCTTTCTGCGCCGCGCACTCGGTGACGCGTTCGTCGCCGTCGAGCTGGACGATTCCGTCGCGAACCCCGAGGCCGCGCTGCCGCCGCACTCCGTGCTGACCGAGCACCTCGTCGACGCACCGGGCGAACCGACCCGCGCGGCCCTGGACGAGGTGCTCGACCTCTTCCGCACCCGCTTGCTGGAGCAGCCCCACGAGACGGCCGGAGAAACGCCCGCCCCGGTGGGAGGCGAGTGA
- a CDS encoding glutamine amidotransferase-related protein: MTPTARLALVGDRSPNVRSHARIPEILDSLALREGLHLDAYWIPTEEAEADPAGGVAGFDAVWVVPGSPYRSEAGALAAIRTAREGEIPFLGTCAGFQHVLLEFARGVCGLGEAQHAENTPDADAETAVIVPLSCSLVGHEGVIRVTAGSRAALALWKEHTLERYHCSFGPNPAHLETLRAHGLEFTGTDEAGEVRIAELPSHPFFLATLFQPELRGDDTRPHPLIREFATAAVRHAGIVRPPTR; encoded by the coding sequence ATGACACCTACCGCACGCCTCGCCCTGGTCGGCGACCGCTCCCCCAACGTCCGCTCCCACGCGCGTATTCCGGAGATCCTGGACTCCCTGGCCCTGCGCGAGGGGCTGCATCTCGATGCGTACTGGATCCCCACCGAGGAGGCCGAGGCGGACCCGGCCGGGGGTGTGGCGGGGTTCGATGCCGTCTGGGTGGTGCCGGGCAGCCCGTACAGGAGCGAGGCGGGCGCGCTGGCGGCCATCCGGACCGCGCGGGAGGGGGAGATCCCCTTCCTCGGTACCTGCGCGGGCTTTCAGCATGTGCTGCTGGAGTTCGCGCGGGGCGTGTGCGGCCTCGGCGAGGCACAGCACGCCGAGAACACCCCGGACGCCGACGCCGAGACGGCGGTGATCGTTCCCCTCTCCTGCTCTCTGGTCGGGCACGAGGGCGTGATCCGTGTGACGGCGGGCTCCCGGGCGGCCCTCGCGCTGTGGAAGGAGCACACGCTGGAGCGTTACCACTGCTCCTTCGGTCCGAATCCGGCCCATCTGGAGACCCTGCGGGCCCACGGCCTGGAGTTCACCGGTACCGACGAGGCCGGCGAGGTGCGCATCGCCGAACTGCCCTCGCATCCCTTCTTCCTGGCCACCCTCTTCCAGCCGGAACTCCGCGGTGATGACACCCGCCCGCACCCGCTGATCAGGGAGTTCGCGACGGCGGCCGTACGGCACGCGGGGATCGTACGGCCGCCGACGCGGTGA
- a CDS encoding AAA family ATPase, which yields MPVVHVMTGLPASGKTTAARALQSESEGRMRRVNLDDLRTMLDIPAPERGRSYAHEQTVLAIQDAAVRAAVDGGFDVVVDNTHLTPHIPKRLKAAVAGTADFVVHDFTDVPVEECIRRDAERERTAGEEIIRILADKHAKARQGGWRLTAEWFNDEVPVEPYTADPALPPAVMCDIDGTLALRGDRGPYDFSRCGEDLLNVSVRDALRSFRRDGDVITLLSGRGEEHRERTEAWLHRHEVPYDELWMRAAGDGRRDDLVKAELFDRHVRHRLAVRVSLDDRDRVVAVWRRMGLPTWQVNYGNF from the coding sequence GTGCCCGTAGTACACGTCATGACGGGGCTTCCGGCCTCGGGAAAGACGACCGCCGCGCGGGCGTTGCAGTCGGAGTCCGAGGGCCGGATGCGCCGGGTGAACCTCGACGACCTGCGGACCATGCTCGACATCCCGGCACCCGAGCGCGGCCGGTCGTACGCACACGAGCAGACCGTGCTGGCGATCCAGGACGCGGCGGTGCGGGCGGCGGTGGACGGCGGCTTCGACGTCGTCGTGGACAACACCCATCTGACGCCGCACATTCCCAAGCGCCTGAAGGCGGCGGTGGCCGGAACGGCCGACTTCGTCGTGCACGACTTCACCGACGTACCGGTGGAGGAGTGCATACGGCGCGACGCCGAACGGGAGCGGACGGCGGGTGAGGAGATCATCCGGATCCTGGCCGACAAGCACGCCAAGGCCCGGCAGGGCGGCTGGCGGCTCACCGCGGAATGGTTCAACGACGAGGTCCCCGTCGAGCCCTACACCGCCGACCCGGCCCTGCCGCCGGCCGTGATGTGCGATATCGACGGAACGCTCGCCCTGCGGGGCGACCGCGGCCCCTACGACTTCAGCCGCTGCGGCGAGGACCTGCTCAACGTCTCGGTGCGGGACGCCCTGCGCTCCTTCCGGCGCGACGGCGATGTCATCACCCTGCTGTCGGGGCGCGGCGAGGAGCACCGCGAGCGCACCGAGGCATGGCTGCACCGGCACGAAGTCCCCTACGACGAACTGTGGATGCGCGCCGCCGGCGACGGCCGCCGCGACGACCTCGTCAAGGCAGAACTCTTCGACCGCCACGTCCGCCACCGCCTCGCGGTACGCGTCTCCCTGGACGACCGCGACCGCGTGGTCGCCGTCTGGCGCCGGATGGGCCTGCCCACCTGGCAGGTCAACTACGGCAACTTCTGA
- a CDS encoding S1 RNA-binding domain-containing protein, whose protein sequence is MVAEAEWTRMRRGLRFGQVFEGTVVRVPRPGAIGIFVDIGLSVGGFVDVALLPERSDDWPVEGTVTAFEIWWADSRRQIRLKPSDPRYLCDDFTDFVDRFRPQWPSQIGRPLP, encoded by the coding sequence GTGGTGGCAGAGGCCGAGTGGACTCGGATGCGGAGGGGTCTGCGCTTCGGGCAGGTCTTCGAGGGCACCGTTGTGCGCGTTCCCCGGCCGGGTGCGATCGGGATCTTCGTGGACATCGGCCTGAGCGTCGGCGGCTTCGTCGACGTCGCGTTGCTGCCGGAGCGGAGCGATGACTGGCCGGTGGAAGGCACCGTCACCGCGTTCGAGATCTGGTGGGCCGACAGCCGCCGGCAGATCCGGCTGAAACCGTCCGATCCCCGGTACCTGTGCGACGACTTCACCGACTTCGTGGACCGATTCCGCCCCCAATGGCCATCCCAGATCGGCCGTCCGCTTCCATGA